Within the Setaria viridis chromosome 3, Setaria_viridis_v4.0, whole genome shotgun sequence genome, the region GCGAAATCCATGGcagatatattttttttcctggcCCTGTGGCTACATgcaattgcaatttgcaaatgtCAGGGAGACACTACCGAACACTGATCGCGTACTGCATCGCGAGTCGATGTCGACCCTGACAGTTTCCCGTACCTGATCGATCGAGAAAAAGGATGGCATGATGTTGATGATGCATCTCATTATCCATGACAAATAGGAACAAAGCTCCATTCTTCAACCAAAGCTGATGAGTtacttctctcttctctcttcagAACATACACTTGTGCATCAACTAAGGACGACAATACATACTACATACACAAAGCCAATACATACTACATACAAGGACGACAATGACTGAAAGTGATGGCACCAGCCAATACATCACTGCGAAGCAAGCTGTGCACATCAGGATGCCCAGTTGCCCATCCCCAACAGTGCCGATCGACAGGCGAGTTTGTGGCGCCAAGGCTAGACAGAGAACCCAAGTGGAACACTGCACGTCCGTCCATACACAAACCCTGCTGAAACTTCCAGCAGCCGGGCTGTCGCCATACGGACACGGATCTGTACACAGCTCCTATACCGGGCGtacgtgaaaaaaaaatacttgtgATCGTCTGGTTGCTGTCACGCCCTCGAGGTTGGATGGAGCAGCTAGCAGCACAAGGGACGTACTGGGAGAGACGAAAATTCagcagggaagaagaagaagaacagccAGTAGCATAGCATCCTGTCCTGATCGAGGTGGTTTGGTTACGAACGAACAGTCAAccggaggaaaaaaaaggagatgagGCGTGCTTTGACAGCTGGCGTGGCTGTCTTGCGTGTGGGATCGTGTGGTGGCCAGGGACTGACAGGGGTCCACGGGTGCTTGACCGTTTGGAGAGCAAGAGACCAAAGCCGGAGGTAACCTCTCGTCACCTCTCATCTCATCCCATCTCACACGCGGATGGATGGAACGGATGGACATGGATGGATCCATGCTCTCATTGCTCATTGGTCATTGCTCAAGCTGGCCACCACCGGATGAACACGGCCATGCGTGTGTCAGTGTGTGGATACGGCCACACGCCTAGCTAGGCAGTATACGGCCATCACACCAGGACTGTGAACCATGGTTTGTGGCGTCAACGGGAAGCAAAGTTGCACGCTGTCGTCGTCGCGCCGCAGGATAGAGATGCCCACAAGGCCTCTCGATCGATGTTCCATTGGCAACATTCTCACACCGTCACACGAGGACAACAAGAGAAGACTAGCCTGCCTGCTTTCACGTACAAGTCCAGCCGTAATTGCTCTTGTGAATTTTGGTACTAAAAATTCCTAATTCAAAGACAAATCTTGGTAAAATTCCTACTCATCCAGGTACAGTTCAAAGACTTGACCATCTGAACACATCTACATGACTGCAGTCCACACGTCCAGAAAAAAGTTCATCGTTTCAGCAGCGAGAAGCCTAGAGCACTATGCAATGCAACCAGTGGTTGAAGCACTGGTGCATGGGCAGCTTCATAAGCTCGCTCATCTGCCACGGTAAGCGGCATTAATGCCAGGCCCCCCACCCTGTCTCCTCTGTCAGCCCACCGTCTTCGTCTTCATCGATCCACACCACACGTCCACACACGTACGGAACGGAaccctctccttcttccttccactCCTTTCACTCGCTGCTGTCCGCTACTGCCCATGGCAgtgtccggcggcggcgctcctttAACGCTGTCTCCTTCCCCAGCCCGCTCCTTCCTTTCTTGAAGAAACCTTTATTTCCCGGCCGGGGGCCAGGCCATCGAATCTGTGAAACCTTTCCTCCTCTGTCCTCTGTCTCGGCTCGCAGTTTATTCTCCTTGCTATGCCCCGTCCTTTGTTTTCTGATCCTTCTGCTACCTCTCCATCGGCAATGTCTCTTCCCCAGGAGCTGGATAGATGCGTGCGGGTGATTGTAGGCCTGTAGAAAGGAAGATCCTTGATTGATCGAGCCAGGCGGCATGTCGGAGTCCAGCAGGGCGTTCCAGCTCGACgcgccgtcgtcggccgccACAGCCGGAGACGGCCGCGGCGGGAAGGCTGGccccagcggcgccggcggcagcgtgcCGTTCTACCGTCTGTTCGCGTTCGCGGACGGCGCGGACGCGGCGCTCATGTCCCTGGGCGCGCTCGGCGCGGTCGCCAACGGCGCCGCGCTCCCGCTCATGACCGTCCTCTTCGGCCGCCTCATCGACGccttcggcggcgccgccacaaCCAGCGACGTCGTGCGCCGCGTCTCCGGGGTGTCGCTGCAGTTCGTCtacctcgccgtcgcctccgcctccgcctccttcgtGCGTAAGTGCTCGCCACCGACACACCCCCACACGCACCGACACTGAGTATATATTCCCCGCTGCTGCTGATTCCCTCGCTCCGCTGGGTCCCCAGAGGTGGCGTGCTGGATGATCACCGGCgagcggcaggcggcgcggaTACGGAGCCTCTACCTCCGGACCATCCTGCGGCAGGAGGTCGCCTTCTTCGACCAGCACACCAGCACCGGCGAGGTCGTCGGCCGGATGTCCGGCGACACGGTGCTCATCCAGGACGCCATGGGCGAGAAGGTCGGCAAGTTCATCCAGCTCCTCGTCACCTTCGCCGGCGGCTTCGCCGTCGCCTTCGCGCAGGGCTGGCTCCTCACGCTCGTCATGCTCGCCACCATCCCGCCGCtcgtgctcgccggcgccgttATGTCCGGCGTCGTCGCCAGAATGGCCTCGCTCGGCCAGGCCGCCTACGCCGAGGCTGCTGCCGTCGTCGAGCAGACCGTCGGCTCAATCAGAACAGTAAGCACGCCAAGCACCGATCATGTCGGTCCGATTCCGATGAGTGCCGGAACACTGACGCCACGGCCGTGGAACGCACCCGCAGGTGGCGTCCTTCACTGGCGAGAAGCGGGCGGTGGAGAAGTACAACGAGTCGCTCAAGAGCGCGTACAGCTCCGGCGTCCGGgagggcctcgccgccggcatcGGCATGGGCATCGTCATGGTGCTCCTCTTCTGCGGCTACTCCCTGGGGATTTGGTACGGCGCCAAGCTGATCCTGGAGAAGGGATACTCCGGCGCCCAGGTCATGAATGTCATCTTCGCAGTGCTCACTGGCTCACTGTAAGGCTTTTTCCCCCTTCGCTGTCGCATTTCCGATAAATTCAGTTGCAGTAATCTCAGTTCCCAAGCAAGATCATGCTAGTAGTGTGTGACTAATAGTCTTATCTGCAAGAAAAGACTGGAAGGTTTCAGGAACGAAAAGACTAAGAAAAAAGATGCTTACGTTGCTATCTCTTTATATGATTAAGCCATCTATCTGGATTTTGCCTCTTTCTGTATATGATAAAGCCCTCTATTTGGATGTTGCGCTGATTAAGACATGTCAGGCCACCCAAAGACACAAAATTAGCTGCTGTTTGACAGTGATAAGCACGTGATTTTTGGTGACCAAACGGATAAAGATACACCAACTGTGCACGTATGGTTCATTCTGTTGGCAGCAACTAATCAAGTGCAGATCATGCCAACCTTGCcttttatgtttttttataaCAAGTTCATGCCAACCTTCGGTAGAAACTGAATTGTGTTTTCCAATAACCATAAATGGTACATGGCAATCAAATTATCATGAACTTTTCTGTTGAGAAAGTTTCATCTCATACACTTTCATACCATGCACATCAAATAAATTTCAGTTGTTTTAAATCTATCTTGTTCAGTGATTCATCTACTGCACTTTCAACATCTTTTCTGTTCATCAAAATCAAAATACTATTGACTGCACATGGAGTTATTGGATCAAACTAAGCAACAGAACTATTGGTTAATCCAGAAAGCTGACACTTCACTATTGCAATCACCAGAGCTCTGGGTCAGGCATCACCGAGCATGAAAGCGTTTGCAGCTGGGCAGGCTGCAGCATACAAGATGTTTGAAACCATCAACAGGGAGCCAGAGATCGATGCGTACAGCGCAACAGGTAGGAAGCTGGACGACATTCAGGGGGACATTGAGTTCAGAGAAGTTCATTTTTCATACCCAACAAGGCCTGACGAGCAGATCTTCAGAGGTTTCTCCCTTGCCGTACAGAGTGGTACAACTGTCGCACTCGTTGGCCAGAGTGGTAGTGGCAAATCGACAGTCATCAGCTTGATCGAGCGGTTCTACGACCCTCAGCTTGGTGAAGTTCTGATAGATGGTGTGGACCTCAAGGAGTTTCAGTTGAGGTGGATCAGAAGTAAAATCGGCCTCGTGAGTCAAGAGCCAGTCCTGTTTGCTGCTAGCATAAGAGACAACATAGCTTATGGCAAGGACAATGCGACGGATGAGGAAATCAGAGCTGCAGCTGAGCTTGCTAATGCCTCCAAATTCATAGATAAAATGCCCCAGGTCAGAAGACCGCTTATCCTAAGACATACCATTAGTAATGTGCAGAATTGGACAGATCTATATAAGGGAGATATTTGAACATCTGTATTTCTTGATGTTTTGGCATTTTTCAGGGTTTATCTACTTCAGTTGGTGAACATGGAACACAACTTTCAGGTGGTCAGAAGCAAAGAATTGCCATTGCAAGAGCAATTCTAAAAAATCCAAGAATCCTTCTTTTGGATGAAGCAACAAGCGCTTTGGACACTGAATCTGAAAGGATTGTGCAGGAGGCTCTTGACAGGGTTATGACAAACCGGACAACTGTGATTGTTGCTCACCGTTTGAGTACCGTCAGGAATGCCGATACCATTGCTGTCATTCATCGAGGATCAGTAGTTGAAAAAGGTACATTTTTTTTACTGAAACACCTGGAATCAAAACCAGATGCACTGTCCCAACCGTATCTTTTCTTAATAATTGCTTAGTTCCTTAAAGATTTCACACTTGACCAGGTTCACACCATGAGCTTGTAACGGATCCAGAGGGAGCTTACAGCCAGCTGATACGCCTACAAGAAGCAAGTCATGCTTCCGAGGGAGCAAACTACCAGAACAAGTCAAGCACGAAGGATGATTCCTGGATTTACGCAGGCAAACAGACGCCAACAAATCAATCAGCTACCATAAGGTCACCTCAGAACAACAGCAGAAATCACTCATTGTCAGTATCATTCAGCGTACCTCTTGAAATCAATGTCCAGGACAGATCATCAAAGAATGTAGATGAAGAAATTGAGCAGGAAGTGCCTCTCAGCCGCCTCGTATCGCTTAACAAACCGGAAATCCCAGTGCTTATTCTTGGTTCTATTGCTTCGGCTATCAGTGGAGTAATCTTCCCTATCTTTGCGATACTCCTATCAAACGTGATCAAAGCATTCTATGAGCCGCCACTTATTCTGAGGAAGGATGCCGAGTTTTGGTCATCTATGTTCTTGGTATTTGGTGCAGTGTACTTCTTGTCACTTCCTCTTGGCTCATACCTTTTCTCAGTGGCTGGGTGCAAGTTGATCAGAAGGATCAGATTGATGACTTTCCAAAAGGTGGTTAATATGGAGATTGAATGGTTTGATTACCCAGAGAACTCAAGTGGAGCAATTGGGGCAAGGCTATCGGCGGATGCTGCGAAAGTTCGGGGGCTTGTGGGTGATGCACTTCAGCTGGCTGTGCAGAATTCAGCAACTTTAATTGCTGGTTTGGTAATTGCTTTCATATCGAACTGGCAGCTATCACTTATCATATTGGCCTTGATACCGCTAATTGGCCTCAACGGATGGATCCAGATGAAGTTTATTCAGGGATTCAGTGCAGATGCAAAGGTATGATGAATTCATTACATATGTTGTTGTGTTTCCAGCCAATCAATTATCTATTCCTGTTCTTGATCAATTCACCGACTGTATGTTATGATTTTAGTTGATGTATGAGGAGGCAAGCCAAGTAGCAAATGACGCGGTGAGCAGCATAAGGACAGTGGTCTCATTTTCAGCTGAAGAAAAGGTGATGGATTTGTACAAGAAAAAATGCGAAGGACCCTTAAGAGCAGGGATCAGGACAGGAATAATAAATGGTATTGGTTTTGGGGTTTCCATCTTCTTGCTGTTTGGAGTCTATGCAGCCAGCTTCTATGCTGGCGCGCGGCTTGTTGAGGATGGGAAAACAACTTTTCCCAAAGTTTTCATGGTAGGTATCATGTTAATCATGATATCTTTACAGATTCAACTTTCACAAATAAGTGGATTTTAATGTCATGAAGCATTTATAAATTGACATATGTTTACCATGACACTGAAATGCAAACTTGGGCATCTGAATGCAGGTATTTCTTGCTCTAAGTATGGCAGCAATTGGGGTGTCGCACACAAGTACCCTCACATCAGATTCTTCCAAAGCAAAATCAGCCGTATCCTCTATATTTACCATcatggaccgaaaatcaaggaTAGATCCAGGTGACGACGCCGGGGTAACCCTAGAGCCGCTAAGTGGTGTCATCGAATTTCAGCATGTGAGATTCAGATATCCTACACGGCCCGATGTTCAGATTTTCCAAGACCTGTGCCTGACAATTCAATCTGGAAAGGTACTACACATCCTAATTTCTCTACTCGACATTGTTACTTGATGTCAACCTAACTGTTTGCACTATGCGTCTTACCTGTCAGACTGTTGCGCTTGTTGGAGAGAGTGGTAGTGGCAAATCGACGGCGATAGCATTGCTGCAGAGATTCTATGATCCTGATGCAGGCCATATACTCCTGGATGGAGTGGACATACAGAAGTTCCAGCTGAGGTGGCTGAGGCAACAGATGGGACTGGTGAGTCAAGAACCATCTCTGTTCAATGACACGATCCGGGCAAACATCGCCTACGGAAAGGACGGGCAAGCGACAGAATCAGATGTTGTGGCTGCTGCACAACTGGCAAATGCTCACAAGTTCATCAGTTCATTGCATCAGGTAATGCCTCAACTGTACTACTGCGAACTGCCTATCCGAAGAATCAAGTGTTTGTTATAGATATCAGTGTTGttacctgaaaaaaaaaatgcagggaTATGACACAATGGTTGGGGAGCGTGGGGCTCAACTATCCGGAGGGCAGAAGCAGCGTGTGGCCATCGCTCGTGCCATCGTGAAGGACCCCAAGATCCTCCTCCTCGATGAAGCGACGAGCGCGCTCGACGCGGAATCCGAACGGGTAGTGCAGGACGCTCTGGACAGGGTGATGGTGAACAGAACAACAGTCATCGTGGCGCACCGCCTGTCAACAATACAGAGTGCAGACGTGATCGCGGTGGTGAAGAACGGTATGATCATCGAGAAGGGAAGGCACGATACCTTGATCAACGTCGAGGGCGGGGCGTACGCGTCCCTCGTCGCGTTGCATTCAGCAGCACCGTCGTAGCCACATTCAGTTCAGAGGTGATACTGAATCTGAGATAGGCGAGCAGGACCGGCAGCTTAACAAAAGTTCAGGCGCCGGTTCTTGTTGTCGTTGTCCAGGTCCTGATGAAATAGATGCAAAGGCAGACATATATGTTAAGATGACTCCCGCGTAGCTAAGAAGGAAAGAAGATTACAGGAATAGTAGTGTCAAAATGTAAATGCAGCAACCATGCTGTGCCCAAGTTACTGATATGAATACAGATGTTCAGTGTAACATGTACTGAATGTAGATCATACTCCTAGCTAGCATACTCTAATAACAAAGAAGCAGATGACGATTGTGATACGTCTTCACCTTGTTGCTTTGAATTCATCCCATTTGAAGAAAAGCGTAGTCCTGGGCTATCCTGATTCCCAAGAAGGCAAGAACACAACCTTGTAGCAACAGAGTCAATCGCAATTCGGGTGCCATGCGGCTGACAAAGTGAAACTCCTTCCACAAAGAAGCTGAATTTAGGTTGAtcctacagaaaaaaaaatgatgactGTAAAAGCAGAAGAGCTCCGACAGGCGACAGCAACAAAACAGCCGTATAAAACGACTGGGCCCACAGACGGTGCCCGCCGCACACACGCACGCGCTACACACGCTTGCTCTGCTTTGAAAGCGCCCCTGCTTCTTCCCGCCTTCACGCCCTCGCTGTGCCGTCGACGCAAGGCGCGACACCTCCCCCGGCTGAAGAAGTTGCTTGTCCACAAGTAACTGCTGCTGGAAACCGCGTCGTCAAGACGCCCCAATCCTCCCAGGTCGCGGACTCAGGTGGTAGATTAATCCACTGCACCAACACCTGTGGAATTGCTTTGTTACCTTTCTTCACCAAGCGTCGGTCCAGAATTTGAGCAGGCTCCAGATCATGGACCGACAAATCCACCATATGCTTCATGTCAGAGTAAACTAGGGTATAGCATGGAAGGAAAGTTTTGAGTTGTGACACATGGAAAACTGGATGTACCAGACAGCCATCAGGCAACCTGAGTCTGTAAGCCACTTGACCAATACGCTCCAGAACTTCAAATGGTCCATAATACTTCAAAGCAAGTTTAGGAAATGGCCTGTTGACAACTGAAGTTTGAGCATATGGTTGTAGTTTCAGCAACACTTTGTCACCCACCTGGAACTCTCTGTCCACTCTTTTGTGATCAGCTTGTAACTTCATACGattttgagcctttgctagatTTTTCTTGAGATTACTCAGTTGGGCTTGCCGTTCCTGAACCCAATCTTGAACGTCAGGAGACATTATGCTATCAGGAGAGGGTGCCATACCAGAATCGGCGTCATAGCCATAAAGAGCCTTGAATGGTGAGCACCCAATTGTTGTGTGGTAGCATGAGTTGTACCAAATCTCAGCCAATGCTAACCAAGCCTTCCAACGTTTTGGAGAATTATGAACAGCACAACGCAAGTACATCTCCAAACACTGGTTTACTCGCTCTGACTGCCCGTCAGTTTGAGGATGGTAGGCTGTGCTGCGAAGTAGCTTAGTGTCAAACAAGGTGAACAACTCTTTCCAAAAGGCACTGGTGAAGATTCTGTCACGATCTGAAATAATGGACTGAGGAAACCCATGTAATTTCACAAAATTTTCCATCACTGCCTTAGCTACAATTTGAGCTGAAAAGGGATGCTTCAATGGAATGAAATGGGCATACTTGGTGTATCTGTCCACCACCACTAAAATGGAATTGTAGCCTTCAGAGACAGGGAGACCTTCAATGAAATCCATTGTCCAGTCCTTCCAAGCACCTTTGGGAATGGGTAGGGGCTGTAACAATCCTGCAGGATGGGTACTGGTATGTTTGGCTTGCTGACAGACTTGGCACTGTTTAACAAAATTTTCTATATCAGTCTTGATCCCTTTCCACTGAAATAATTTCTTCACTCTATGATATGTGGCCTGAATCCCTGAATGCCCCCCAATAGCTGAAGCATGAAGTGCAGCAATTATTTTTGTTTGCAAGGTTGAATTCTGAGCAATCCAGACTTTCCCTTTATGCTTGATAATGCCTTGCTGTAAAGAAAACCCATTTTCATCAGGTGATAGCACAACCAGTCTTGTTAGCAGTTCCTGGGCAAAAGGATCAGTAGTGTAACTATTAATCACCTCCTGAACCCACAGTGGCTTCACTTGTGAAATAGCTTGAATAGCTAATAAGTGACTGACCCTTGACAGTGCATCAGCAGCTACATTTTCCTTACCCTGTCTGTACACTATTTTAAATTGAAGCCCCATTAATCGAGTCATGGCCTTCCTTTGCATGTCAGAGTGAAGATGTTGCTCAGACAGATAGGACAGGCTCTTGTGGTCTGTTTTAATGAGAAATTCTTGCCGTTGCAGATATGGTCGCCATCTTTCTACTGCCATAATAAGTGCCAAAAATTCCTTCTCATATATAGACAGTTTTTGATGTGCTGGACCTAAAGCTTTACTCAAAAATGCTATTGGCTGGTCACCTTGCATCAATACAGCACCTATGCCCACCTCACAAGCATCTGCTTCCACaataaattatttttgaaaattagGAAGTCCCAGAACTGGGGCACTAACCATGGCAGACTTCAACTGATTAAATGCTTGCTGGACTGTGTCAGACCACTCAAATTGCTTCCTCTTGAGTAAATTAGTTAGGGGTCGAGCAATAATACCATAATGTTTGATAAATTTTCTGTAATAGCCTGTGAGGCCTAGAAAACCCCTTAACTCTGTCACAGTTGTAGGAATTGGCCAATTGACCATAGCAGTTGTTTTCTCAGGATCTGTAGCCACTCCTTGATGTGAAATAATATGTCCCAAGTACTCTATAGAAGCTTGGGCAAAAGAGCATTTGCTGAGTTTCATAAATAATGTATGCTCCCTCAACTTGGCTAGTACTTGTCTCAGATGAACCACATGTAACTCCAAAGTAGGACTATAGATAAGAATGTCATCTAGAAATACC harbors:
- the LOC117848404 gene encoding ABC transporter B family member 21, giving the protein MSESSRAFQLDAPSSAATAGDGRGGKAGPSGAGGSVPFYRLFAFADGADAALMSLGALGAVANGAALPLMTVLFGRLIDAFGGAATTSDVVRRVSGVSLQFVYLAVASASASFVQVACWMITGERQAARIRSLYLRTILRQEVAFFDQHTSTGEVVGRMSGDTVLIQDAMGEKVGKFIQLLVTFAGGFAVAFAQGWLLTLVMLATIPPLVLAGAVMSGVVARMASLGQAAYAEAAAVVEQTVGSIRTVASFTGEKRAVEKYNESLKSAYSSGVREGLAAGIGMGIVMVLLFCGYSLGIWYGAKLILEKGYSGAQVMNVIFAVLTGSLALGQASPSMKAFAAGQAAAYKMFETINREPEIDAYSATGRKLDDIQGDIEFREVHFSYPTRPDEQIFRGFSLAVQSGTTVALVGQSGSGKSTVISLIERFYDPQLGEVLIDGVDLKEFQLRWIRSKIGLVSQEPVLFAASIRDNIAYGKDNATDEEIRAAAELANASKFIDKMPQGLSTSVGEHGTQLSGGQKQRIAIARAILKNPRILLLDEATSALDTESERIVQEALDRVMTNRTTVIVAHRLSTVRNADTIAVIHRGSVVEKGSHHELVTDPEGAYSQLIRLQEASHASEGANYQNKSSTKDDSWIYAGKQTPTNQSATIRSPQNNSRNHSLSVSFSVPLEINVQDRSSKNVDEEIEQEVPLSRLVSLNKPEIPVLILGSIASAISGVIFPIFAILLSNVIKAFYEPPLILRKDAEFWSSMFLVFGAVYFLSLPLGSYLFSVAGCKLIRRIRLMTFQKVVNMEIEWFDYPENSSGAIGARLSADAAKVRGLVGDALQLAVQNSATLIAGLVIAFISNWQLSLIILALIPLIGLNGWIQMKFIQGFSADAKLMYEEASQVANDAVSSIRTVVSFSAEEKVMDLYKKKCEGPLRAGIRTGIINGIGFGVSIFLLFGVYAASFYAGARLVEDGKTTFPKVFMVFLALSMAAIGVSHTSTLTSDSSKAKSAVSSIFTIMDRKSRIDPGDDAGVTLEPLSGVIEFQHVRFRYPTRPDVQIFQDLCLTIQSGKTVALVGESGSGKSTAIALLQRFYDPDAGHILLDGVDIQKFQLRWLRQQMGLVSQEPSLFNDTIRANIAYGKDGQATESDVVAAAQLANAHKFISSLHQGYDTMVGERGAQLSGGQKQRVAIARAIVKDPKILLLDEATSALDAESERVVQDALDRVMVNRTTVIVAHRLSTIQSADVIAVVKNGMIIEKGRHDTLINVEGGAYASLVALHSAAPS